Proteins encoded by one window of Polyodon spathula isolate WHYD16114869_AA unplaced genomic scaffold, ASM1765450v1 scaffolds_1575, whole genome shotgun sequence:
- the pbxip1b gene encoding pre-B-cell leukemia homeobox interacting protein 1b isoform X3: protein MSGDNSNSNGSPSSWTVLGAEGCAVESLGPGDDEIASPPAAEALTEPLSAPDPNTSSTDLLKLRERQILEGSEQDGAESPGAPSSPPIQESNIIPIPPPGQDLQQEGEELREEGEGPGLARKVSDTVKQAGVQLVDGIRSWGRRLIGRTGGAEDVSDSDSSSGEEDGGSVLRRRRRGVQRFDDALERGQGVSPGRGGQEEGGLSVNKCIVGALIVLVLGLALLSEPEEEVYRREEKEEYLPGSQDQLNQSDPQDLQTLTALLDTLAKENQGIRLMQEQLQTQKEELERALSEMNQQASGGDEASRLQELEQENERLQRELESVPVLRAELERLRGEMGANDTALQERHAALEWELQVEREQATGLLSQRERLESEVLRLRQELDKQHQLLGGMRAELQGLIGAGNASHGEGAGLEERLAELEKRLGAELLDWERAMGEEEEGGQGERLTIREGEEESPKEEPQGAFEVPRKEGDQGGAPTKRKKELGRPWQEKERAAGGGGDEKWGTSRKEGGWRKEVRGDSWKEKREQRRGGERKEEGEMRQERERRYSGQREREHKHRGEREEGEREHEYRGEREEEGEMRQERERRYSGQREREEGEREEEGEMRQERERRYSGQRETEHKHRGEREEGERGHEYKGERDGERAKKHWQSPSILDAKPGHRHHDHNRFWKNDPESRRHYRPPQSCSGLQDCAAQEGLEPVRQRDFQQLLGAHLERLGTRRQELERFAQSFFEDGAFVHTKMLFRDFLEDLEQLLEREGAGGIYARFFGKEEGEDGGIQNRHSKKPVPRPRHRDPEPDKHSKRPRHRDPEPHNQKHRNRQQRHRPQRHHEEED, encoded by the exons ATGTCAGGTGACAACTCCAACAGCAATGGCTCCCCCTCCAGCTGGACTGTCCTGGGTGCAGAG GGATGTGCCGTGGAGAGCTTGGGCCCAGGGGATGATGAGATAGCCAGTCCTCCAGCTGCTGAAGCGCTGACAG AGCCCCTTTCAGCTCCAGACCCGAATACCTCAAGCACTGACCTCCTGAAACTGAGGGAGCGGCAGATCCTGGAG GGGTCTGAGCAGGACGGAGCTGAGAGCCCGGGGGCCCCCTCGAGCCCCCCAATCCAAGAGTCCAATATCATCCCCATCCCCCCGCCCGGCCAAGACCTGCAGCAGGAAGGGGAGGAACTGCGGGAGGAAGGGGAGGGGCCTGGTCTGGCCAGGAAGGTGTCTGACACCGTCAAGCAAGCAG GTGTGCAGCTAGTGGACGGAATCCGCAGCTGGGGGAGGCGTCTGATTGGTCGAACAGGAGGTGCTG AGGATGTCTCTGACTCAGACAGCTCAAGCGGAGAGGAGGATGGGGGGAGTGtgttgaggaggaggaggaggggagtcCAGCGCTTCGACGACGCCCTCGAGAGGGGTCAGGGGGTCTCCCCGGGAAGGGGGGGCCAGGAGGAAGGGGGGCTGTCCGTTAACAAGTGCATCGTGGGAGCTCTGATCGTGCTGGTCCTGGGGCTGGCCCTGCTGTCAG AGCCGGAGGAGGAGGTTTacaggagggaggagaaggaagAATACCTGCCAGGCAGCCAG GATCAGCTGAACCAAAGTGACCCCCAGGATCTGCAGACGCTGACCGCTCTTCTGGACACACTGGCCAAAGAAAACCAGGGGATCCGTCTCATGCAGGAGCAGCTGCAG ACTCAGAAGGAGGAGCTGGAGAGGGCTCTGTCCGAGATGAACCAGCAGGCGAGCGGAGGAGACGAGGCATCGAGGCTGCAGGAGCTGGAACAGGAGAACGAGAGGCTGCAGAGGGAGCTGGAGTCTGTGCCCGTCCTCCGGGCGGAGCTAGAGAGGCTGAGAGGGGAGATGGGGGCCAACGACACCGCCCTGCAAGAACGACACGCTGCCCTGGAGTGGGAGCTCCAAGTGGAGAGGGAGCAGGCGACCGGGCTCCTGAGCCAGAGGGAGAGGCTGGAGTCTGAGGTCTTGAGGCTGAGACAGGAACTGGACAAGCAGCATCAGCTACTGGGGGGCATGAGGGCGGAGCTGCAGGGGCTGATCGGGGCGGGGAACGCGAGCCACGGGGAAGGGGCGGGGTTAGAGGAGAGGCTGGCGGAGCTAGAGAAGAGGCTGGGGGCGGAGCTGCTGGACTGGGAGAGGGCgatgggggaggaggaggaaggaggacAAGGGGAGAGGCTGACGAtaagggagggggaggaggagagtcCAAAAGAAGAACCCCAGGGAGCTTTCGAGGTTCCCAGGAAAGAGGGTGACCAGGGGGGGGCGCCGACGAAGCGCAAGAAGGAATTGGGGCGGCCCTggcaagagaaagagagagcagcaggaggaggaggagatgagaAGTGGGGGACGAGCAGGAAAGAGGGGGGGTGGAGGAAGGAAGTGAGGGGGGATAGCTGGAAGGAAAAGAGGGAGCAGagaagaggaggggagaggaaggaggagggagagatGAGGCAGGAGAGGGAGAGACGGTACTCAGGGCAAAGGGAGAGGGAGCATAAGCatagaggggagagggaggagggggagagggagcaCGAGTatagaggggagagggaggaggagggagagatgaGGCAGGAGAGGGAGAGACGGTACTCAgggcagagggagagggaggagggggagagggaggaggagggagagatgaGGCAGGAGAGGGAGAGACGGTACTCAGGGCAGAGGGAGACGGAGCATAAGCatagaggggagagggaggagggagagagggggcacGAGTATAAAGGGGAGAGGGATGGGGAGAGAGCTAAGAAGCACTGGCAGTCTCCGAGCATCCTGGACGCCAAGCCCGGCCACAGGCACCACGATCACAACCGGTTCTGGAAGAACGACCCAGAGAGCCGGCGCCACTACCGCCCCCCGCAGAGCTGCTCGGGGCTGCAGGACTGCGCCGCACAGGAGGGGCTGGAGCCCGTGAGGCAGCGAGACTTCCAGCAGCTTCTGGGGGCTCACCTGGAGAGGCTGGGGACCAGGAGGCAGGAGCTGGAGCGATTCGCACAGAGCTTCTTTGAGGATGGGGCATTCGTGCACACAAAGATGCTCTTCCGTGACTTCCTGGAGGATCTGGAGCAGCTGCTGGAGAGGGAGGGGGCGGGCGGGATCTACGCCAGGTTTTTCgggaaggaggagggggaggacgGAGGAATCCAGAACAG ACACAGCAAGAAACCTGTCCCCAGACCCCGCCACAGAGACCCCGAGCCTGACAAGCACAGCAAGCGACCCCGCCACAGAGACCCCGAGCCACACAACCAGAAACACAGGAACCGGCAGCAGAGGCACAGACCACAGCGCCACCACGAGGAGGAGGACTGA
- the pbxip1b gene encoding pre-B-cell leukemia homeobox interacting protein 1b isoform X1, with protein sequence MSGDNSNSNGSPSSWTVLGAEGCAVESLGPGDDEIASPPAAEALTEPLSAPDPNTSSTDLLKLRERQILEGSEQDGAESPGAPSSPPIQESNIIPIPPPGQDLQQEGEELREEGEGPGLARKVSDTVKQAGVQLVDGIRSWGRRLIGRTGGAEDVSDSDSSSGEEDGGSVLRRRRRGVQRFDDALERGQGVSPGRGGQEEGGLSVNKCIVGALIVLVLGLALLSGVFVDQGEGSLFHSEPEEEVYRREEKEEYLPGSQDQLNQSDPQDLQTLTALLDTLAKENQGIRLMQEQLQTQKEELERALSEMNQQASGGDEASRLQELEQENERLQRELESVPVLRAELERLRGEMGANDTALQERHAALEWELQVEREQATGLLSQRERLESEVLRLRQELDKQHQLLGGMRAELQGLIGAGNASHGEGAGLEERLAELEKRLGAELLDWERAMGEEEEGGQGERLTIREGEEESPKEEPQGAFEVPRKEGDQGGAPTKRKKELGRPWQEKERAAGGGGDEKWGTSRKEGGWRKEVRGDSWKEKREQRRGGERKEEGEMRQERERRYSGQREREHKHRGEREEGEREHEYRGEREEEGEMRQERERRYSGQREREEGEREEEGEMRQERERRYSGQRETEHKHRGEREEGERGHEYKGERDGERAKKHWQSPSILDAKPGHRHHDHNRFWKNDPESRRHYRPPQSCSGLQDCAAQEGLEPVRQRDFQQLLGAHLERLGTRRQELERFAQSFFEDGAFVHTKMLFRDFLEDLEQLLEREGAGGIYARFFGKEEGEDGGIQNRHSKKPVPRPRHRDPEPDKHSKRPRHRDPEPHNQKHRNRQQRHRPQRHHEEED encoded by the exons ATGTCAGGTGACAACTCCAACAGCAATGGCTCCCCCTCCAGCTGGACTGTCCTGGGTGCAGAG GGATGTGCCGTGGAGAGCTTGGGCCCAGGGGATGATGAGATAGCCAGTCCTCCAGCTGCTGAAGCGCTGACAG AGCCCCTTTCAGCTCCAGACCCGAATACCTCAAGCACTGACCTCCTGAAACTGAGGGAGCGGCAGATCCTGGAG GGGTCTGAGCAGGACGGAGCTGAGAGCCCGGGGGCCCCCTCGAGCCCCCCAATCCAAGAGTCCAATATCATCCCCATCCCCCCGCCCGGCCAAGACCTGCAGCAGGAAGGGGAGGAACTGCGGGAGGAAGGGGAGGGGCCTGGTCTGGCCAGGAAGGTGTCTGACACCGTCAAGCAAGCAG GTGTGCAGCTAGTGGACGGAATCCGCAGCTGGGGGAGGCGTCTGATTGGTCGAACAGGAGGTGCTG AGGATGTCTCTGACTCAGACAGCTCAAGCGGAGAGGAGGATGGGGGGAGTGtgttgaggaggaggaggaggggagtcCAGCGCTTCGACGACGCCCTCGAGAGGGGTCAGGGGGTCTCCCCGGGAAGGGGGGGCCAGGAGGAAGGGGGGCTGTCCGTTAACAAGTGCATCGTGGGAGCTCTGATCGTGCTGGTCCTGGGGCTGGCCCTGCTGTCAG GTGTGTTTGTCGACCAGGGCGAGG GGAGCCTCTTTCATTCAGAGCCGGAGGAGGAGGTTTacaggagggaggagaaggaagAATACCTGCCAGGCAGCCAG GATCAGCTGAACCAAAGTGACCCCCAGGATCTGCAGACGCTGACCGCTCTTCTGGACACACTGGCCAAAGAAAACCAGGGGATCCGTCTCATGCAGGAGCAGCTGCAG ACTCAGAAGGAGGAGCTGGAGAGGGCTCTGTCCGAGATGAACCAGCAGGCGAGCGGAGGAGACGAGGCATCGAGGCTGCAGGAGCTGGAACAGGAGAACGAGAGGCTGCAGAGGGAGCTGGAGTCTGTGCCCGTCCTCCGGGCGGAGCTAGAGAGGCTGAGAGGGGAGATGGGGGCCAACGACACCGCCCTGCAAGAACGACACGCTGCCCTGGAGTGGGAGCTCCAAGTGGAGAGGGAGCAGGCGACCGGGCTCCTGAGCCAGAGGGAGAGGCTGGAGTCTGAGGTCTTGAGGCTGAGACAGGAACTGGACAAGCAGCATCAGCTACTGGGGGGCATGAGGGCGGAGCTGCAGGGGCTGATCGGGGCGGGGAACGCGAGCCACGGGGAAGGGGCGGGGTTAGAGGAGAGGCTGGCGGAGCTAGAGAAGAGGCTGGGGGCGGAGCTGCTGGACTGGGAGAGGGCgatgggggaggaggaggaaggaggacAAGGGGAGAGGCTGACGAtaagggagggggaggaggagagtcCAAAAGAAGAACCCCAGGGAGCTTTCGAGGTTCCCAGGAAAGAGGGTGACCAGGGGGGGGCGCCGACGAAGCGCAAGAAGGAATTGGGGCGGCCCTggcaagagaaagagagagcagcaggaggaggaggagatgagaAGTGGGGGACGAGCAGGAAAGAGGGGGGGTGGAGGAAGGAAGTGAGGGGGGATAGCTGGAAGGAAAAGAGGGAGCAGagaagaggaggggagaggaaggaggagggagagatGAGGCAGGAGAGGGAGAGACGGTACTCAGGGCAAAGGGAGAGGGAGCATAAGCatagaggggagagggaggagggggagagggagcaCGAGTatagaggggagagggaggaggagggagagatgaGGCAGGAGAGGGAGAGACGGTACTCAgggcagagggagagggaggagggggagagggaggaggagggagagatgaGGCAGGAGAGGGAGAGACGGTACTCAGGGCAGAGGGAGACGGAGCATAAGCatagaggggagagggaggagggagagagggggcacGAGTATAAAGGGGAGAGGGATGGGGAGAGAGCTAAGAAGCACTGGCAGTCTCCGAGCATCCTGGACGCCAAGCCCGGCCACAGGCACCACGATCACAACCGGTTCTGGAAGAACGACCCAGAGAGCCGGCGCCACTACCGCCCCCCGCAGAGCTGCTCGGGGCTGCAGGACTGCGCCGCACAGGAGGGGCTGGAGCCCGTGAGGCAGCGAGACTTCCAGCAGCTTCTGGGGGCTCACCTGGAGAGGCTGGGGACCAGGAGGCAGGAGCTGGAGCGATTCGCACAGAGCTTCTTTGAGGATGGGGCATTCGTGCACACAAAGATGCTCTTCCGTGACTTCCTGGAGGATCTGGAGCAGCTGCTGGAGAGGGAGGGGGCGGGCGGGATCTACGCCAGGTTTTTCgggaaggaggagggggaggacgGAGGAATCCAGAACAG ACACAGCAAGAAACCTGTCCCCAGACCCCGCCACAGAGACCCCGAGCCTGACAAGCACAGCAAGCGACCCCGCCACAGAGACCCCGAGCCACACAACCAGAAACACAGGAACCGGCAGCAGAGGCACAGACCACAGCGCCACCACGAGGAGGAGGACTGA
- the pbxip1b gene encoding pre-B-cell leukemia homeobox interacting protein 1b isoform X2, whose product MSGDNSNSNGSPSSWTVLGAEGCAVESLGPGDDEIASPPAAEALTEPLSAPDPNTSSTDLLKLRERQILEGSEQDGAESPGAPSSPPIQESNIIPIPPPGQDLQQEGEELREEGEGPGLARKVSDTVKQAGVQLVDGIRSWGRRLIGRTGGAEDVSDSDSSSGEEDGGSVLRRRRRGVQRFDDALERGQGVSPGRGGQEEGGLSVNKCIVGALIVLVLGLALLSGVFVDQGEEPEEEVYRREEKEEYLPGSQDQLNQSDPQDLQTLTALLDTLAKENQGIRLMQEQLQTQKEELERALSEMNQQASGGDEASRLQELEQENERLQRELESVPVLRAELERLRGEMGANDTALQERHAALEWELQVEREQATGLLSQRERLESEVLRLRQELDKQHQLLGGMRAELQGLIGAGNASHGEGAGLEERLAELEKRLGAELLDWERAMGEEEEGGQGERLTIREGEEESPKEEPQGAFEVPRKEGDQGGAPTKRKKELGRPWQEKERAAGGGGDEKWGTSRKEGGWRKEVRGDSWKEKREQRRGGERKEEGEMRQERERRYSGQREREHKHRGEREEGEREHEYRGEREEEGEMRQERERRYSGQREREEGEREEEGEMRQERERRYSGQRETEHKHRGEREEGERGHEYKGERDGERAKKHWQSPSILDAKPGHRHHDHNRFWKNDPESRRHYRPPQSCSGLQDCAAQEGLEPVRQRDFQQLLGAHLERLGTRRQELERFAQSFFEDGAFVHTKMLFRDFLEDLEQLLEREGAGGIYARFFGKEEGEDGGIQNRHSKKPVPRPRHRDPEPDKHSKRPRHRDPEPHNQKHRNRQQRHRPQRHHEEED is encoded by the exons ATGTCAGGTGACAACTCCAACAGCAATGGCTCCCCCTCCAGCTGGACTGTCCTGGGTGCAGAG GGATGTGCCGTGGAGAGCTTGGGCCCAGGGGATGATGAGATAGCCAGTCCTCCAGCTGCTGAAGCGCTGACAG AGCCCCTTTCAGCTCCAGACCCGAATACCTCAAGCACTGACCTCCTGAAACTGAGGGAGCGGCAGATCCTGGAG GGGTCTGAGCAGGACGGAGCTGAGAGCCCGGGGGCCCCCTCGAGCCCCCCAATCCAAGAGTCCAATATCATCCCCATCCCCCCGCCCGGCCAAGACCTGCAGCAGGAAGGGGAGGAACTGCGGGAGGAAGGGGAGGGGCCTGGTCTGGCCAGGAAGGTGTCTGACACCGTCAAGCAAGCAG GTGTGCAGCTAGTGGACGGAATCCGCAGCTGGGGGAGGCGTCTGATTGGTCGAACAGGAGGTGCTG AGGATGTCTCTGACTCAGACAGCTCAAGCGGAGAGGAGGATGGGGGGAGTGtgttgaggaggaggaggaggggagtcCAGCGCTTCGACGACGCCCTCGAGAGGGGTCAGGGGGTCTCCCCGGGAAGGGGGGGCCAGGAGGAAGGGGGGCTGTCCGTTAACAAGTGCATCGTGGGAGCTCTGATCGTGCTGGTCCTGGGGCTGGCCCTGCTGTCAG GTGTGTTTGTCGACCAGGGCGAGG AGCCGGAGGAGGAGGTTTacaggagggaggagaaggaagAATACCTGCCAGGCAGCCAG GATCAGCTGAACCAAAGTGACCCCCAGGATCTGCAGACGCTGACCGCTCTTCTGGACACACTGGCCAAAGAAAACCAGGGGATCCGTCTCATGCAGGAGCAGCTGCAG ACTCAGAAGGAGGAGCTGGAGAGGGCTCTGTCCGAGATGAACCAGCAGGCGAGCGGAGGAGACGAGGCATCGAGGCTGCAGGAGCTGGAACAGGAGAACGAGAGGCTGCAGAGGGAGCTGGAGTCTGTGCCCGTCCTCCGGGCGGAGCTAGAGAGGCTGAGAGGGGAGATGGGGGCCAACGACACCGCCCTGCAAGAACGACACGCTGCCCTGGAGTGGGAGCTCCAAGTGGAGAGGGAGCAGGCGACCGGGCTCCTGAGCCAGAGGGAGAGGCTGGAGTCTGAGGTCTTGAGGCTGAGACAGGAACTGGACAAGCAGCATCAGCTACTGGGGGGCATGAGGGCGGAGCTGCAGGGGCTGATCGGGGCGGGGAACGCGAGCCACGGGGAAGGGGCGGGGTTAGAGGAGAGGCTGGCGGAGCTAGAGAAGAGGCTGGGGGCGGAGCTGCTGGACTGGGAGAGGGCgatgggggaggaggaggaaggaggacAAGGGGAGAGGCTGACGAtaagggagggggaggaggagagtcCAAAAGAAGAACCCCAGGGAGCTTTCGAGGTTCCCAGGAAAGAGGGTGACCAGGGGGGGGCGCCGACGAAGCGCAAGAAGGAATTGGGGCGGCCCTggcaagagaaagagagagcagcaggaggaggaggagatgagaAGTGGGGGACGAGCAGGAAAGAGGGGGGGTGGAGGAAGGAAGTGAGGGGGGATAGCTGGAAGGAAAAGAGGGAGCAGagaagaggaggggagaggaaggaggagggagagatGAGGCAGGAGAGGGAGAGACGGTACTCAGGGCAAAGGGAGAGGGAGCATAAGCatagaggggagagggaggagggggagagggagcaCGAGTatagaggggagagggaggaggagggagagatgaGGCAGGAGAGGGAGAGACGGTACTCAgggcagagggagagggaggagggggagagggaggaggagggagagatgaGGCAGGAGAGGGAGAGACGGTACTCAGGGCAGAGGGAGACGGAGCATAAGCatagaggggagagggaggagggagagagggggcacGAGTATAAAGGGGAGAGGGATGGGGAGAGAGCTAAGAAGCACTGGCAGTCTCCGAGCATCCTGGACGCCAAGCCCGGCCACAGGCACCACGATCACAACCGGTTCTGGAAGAACGACCCAGAGAGCCGGCGCCACTACCGCCCCCCGCAGAGCTGCTCGGGGCTGCAGGACTGCGCCGCACAGGAGGGGCTGGAGCCCGTGAGGCAGCGAGACTTCCAGCAGCTTCTGGGGGCTCACCTGGAGAGGCTGGGGACCAGGAGGCAGGAGCTGGAGCGATTCGCACAGAGCTTCTTTGAGGATGGGGCATTCGTGCACACAAAGATGCTCTTCCGTGACTTCCTGGAGGATCTGGAGCAGCTGCTGGAGAGGGAGGGGGCGGGCGGGATCTACGCCAGGTTTTTCgggaaggaggagggggaggacgGAGGAATCCAGAACAG ACACAGCAAGAAACCTGTCCCCAGACCCCGCCACAGAGACCCCGAGCCTGACAAGCACAGCAAGCGACCCCGCCACAGAGACCCCGAGCCACACAACCAGAAACACAGGAACCGGCAGCAGAGGCACAGACCACAGCGCCACCACGAGGAGGAGGACTGA
- the pbxip1b gene encoding pre-B-cell leukemia homeobox interacting protein 1b isoform X4: MSGDNSNSNGSPSSWTVLGAEGCAVESLGPGDDEIASPPAAEALTEPLSAPDPNTSSTDLLKLRERQILEGSEQDGAESPGAPSSPPIQESNIIPIPPPGQDLQQEGEELREEGEGPGLARKVSDTVKQAEDVSDSDSSSGEEDGGSVLRRRRRGVQRFDDALERGQGVSPGRGGQEEGGLSVNKCIVGALIVLVLGLALLSGVFVDQGEGSLFHSEPEEEVYRREEKEEYLPGSQDQLNQSDPQDLQTLTALLDTLAKENQGIRLMQEQLQTQKEELERALSEMNQQASGGDEASRLQELEQENERLQRELESVPVLRAELERLRGEMGANDTALQERHAALEWELQVEREQATGLLSQRERLESEVLRLRQELDKQHQLLGGMRAELQGLIGAGNASHGEGAGLEERLAELEKRLGAELLDWERAMGEEEEGGQGERLTIREGEEESPKEEPQGAFEVPRKEGDQGGAPTKRKKELGRPWQEKERAAGGGGDEKWGTSRKEGGWRKEVRGDSWKEKREQRRGGERKEEGEMRQERERRYSGQREREHKHRGEREEGEREHEYRGEREEEGEMRQERERRYSGQREREEGEREEEGEMRQERERRYSGQRETEHKHRGEREEGERGHEYKGERDGERAKKHWQSPSILDAKPGHRHHDHNRFWKNDPESRRHYRPPQSCSGLQDCAAQEGLEPVRQRDFQQLLGAHLERLGTRRQELERFAQSFFEDGAFVHTKMLFRDFLEDLEQLLEREGAGGIYARFFGKEEGEDGGIQNRHSKKPVPRPRHRDPEPDKHSKRPRHRDPEPHNQKHRNRQQRHRPQRHHEEED, from the exons ATGTCAGGTGACAACTCCAACAGCAATGGCTCCCCCTCCAGCTGGACTGTCCTGGGTGCAGAG GGATGTGCCGTGGAGAGCTTGGGCCCAGGGGATGATGAGATAGCCAGTCCTCCAGCTGCTGAAGCGCTGACAG AGCCCCTTTCAGCTCCAGACCCGAATACCTCAAGCACTGACCTCCTGAAACTGAGGGAGCGGCAGATCCTGGAG GGGTCTGAGCAGGACGGAGCTGAGAGCCCGGGGGCCCCCTCGAGCCCCCCAATCCAAGAGTCCAATATCATCCCCATCCCCCCGCCCGGCCAAGACCTGCAGCAGGAAGGGGAGGAACTGCGGGAGGAAGGGGAGGGGCCTGGTCTGGCCAGGAAGGTGTCTGACACCGTCAAGCAAGCAG AGGATGTCTCTGACTCAGACAGCTCAAGCGGAGAGGAGGATGGGGGGAGTGtgttgaggaggaggaggaggggagtcCAGCGCTTCGACGACGCCCTCGAGAGGGGTCAGGGGGTCTCCCCGGGAAGGGGGGGCCAGGAGGAAGGGGGGCTGTCCGTTAACAAGTGCATCGTGGGAGCTCTGATCGTGCTGGTCCTGGGGCTGGCCCTGCTGTCAG GTGTGTTTGTCGACCAGGGCGAGG GGAGCCTCTTTCATTCAGAGCCGGAGGAGGAGGTTTacaggagggaggagaaggaagAATACCTGCCAGGCAGCCAG GATCAGCTGAACCAAAGTGACCCCCAGGATCTGCAGACGCTGACCGCTCTTCTGGACACACTGGCCAAAGAAAACCAGGGGATCCGTCTCATGCAGGAGCAGCTGCAG ACTCAGAAGGAGGAGCTGGAGAGGGCTCTGTCCGAGATGAACCAGCAGGCGAGCGGAGGAGACGAGGCATCGAGGCTGCAGGAGCTGGAACAGGAGAACGAGAGGCTGCAGAGGGAGCTGGAGTCTGTGCCCGTCCTCCGGGCGGAGCTAGAGAGGCTGAGAGGGGAGATGGGGGCCAACGACACCGCCCTGCAAGAACGACACGCTGCCCTGGAGTGGGAGCTCCAAGTGGAGAGGGAGCAGGCGACCGGGCTCCTGAGCCAGAGGGAGAGGCTGGAGTCTGAGGTCTTGAGGCTGAGACAGGAACTGGACAAGCAGCATCAGCTACTGGGGGGCATGAGGGCGGAGCTGCAGGGGCTGATCGGGGCGGGGAACGCGAGCCACGGGGAAGGGGCGGGGTTAGAGGAGAGGCTGGCGGAGCTAGAGAAGAGGCTGGGGGCGGAGCTGCTGGACTGGGAGAGGGCgatgggggaggaggaggaaggaggacAAGGGGAGAGGCTGACGAtaagggagggggaggaggagagtcCAAAAGAAGAACCCCAGGGAGCTTTCGAGGTTCCCAGGAAAGAGGGTGACCAGGGGGGGGCGCCGACGAAGCGCAAGAAGGAATTGGGGCGGCCCTggcaagagaaagagagagcagcaggaggaggaggagatgagaAGTGGGGGACGAGCAGGAAAGAGGGGGGGTGGAGGAAGGAAGTGAGGGGGGATAGCTGGAAGGAAAAGAGGGAGCAGagaagaggaggggagaggaaggaggagggagagatGAGGCAGGAGAGGGAGAGACGGTACTCAGGGCAAAGGGAGAGGGAGCATAAGCatagaggggagagggaggagggggagagggagcaCGAGTatagaggggagagggaggaggagggagagatgaGGCAGGAGAGGGAGAGACGGTACTCAgggcagagggagagggaggagggggagagggaggaggagggagagatgaGGCAGGAGAGGGAGAGACGGTACTCAGGGCAGAGGGAGACGGAGCATAAGCatagaggggagagggaggagggagagagggggcacGAGTATAAAGGGGAGAGGGATGGGGAGAGAGCTAAGAAGCACTGGCAGTCTCCGAGCATCCTGGACGCCAAGCCCGGCCACAGGCACCACGATCACAACCGGTTCTGGAAGAACGACCCAGAGAGCCGGCGCCACTACCGCCCCCCGCAGAGCTGCTCGGGGCTGCAGGACTGCGCCGCACAGGAGGGGCTGGAGCCCGTGAGGCAGCGAGACTTCCAGCAGCTTCTGGGGGCTCACCTGGAGAGGCTGGGGACCAGGAGGCAGGAGCTGGAGCGATTCGCACAGAGCTTCTTTGAGGATGGGGCATTCGTGCACACAAAGATGCTCTTCCGTGACTTCCTGGAGGATCTGGAGCAGCTGCTGGAGAGGGAGGGGGCGGGCGGGATCTACGCCAGGTTTTTCgggaaggaggagggggaggacgGAGGAATCCAGAACAG ACACAGCAAGAAACCTGTCCCCAGACCCCGCCACAGAGACCCCGAGCCTGACAAGCACAGCAAGCGACCCCGCCACAGAGACCCCGAGCCACACAACCAGAAACACAGGAACCGGCAGCAGAGGCACAGACCACAGCGCCACCACGAGGAGGAGGACTGA